Sequence from the Bryobacteraceae bacterium genome:
ACCAAGGTCAACCCGGCGGACCAGCCGATCCTCTACCTCGTGCTAACCTCCGGCGCCATGCCCCTGTGGACGCTCAACGAATACGCCGAGACGCGCGTTGCGCAGCGCATTTCGATGATCAACGGCGTGGCGCAGGTGCAGGTGCTCGGCGCGCAGCGCTACGCCGTCCACGTGCAGATGAATCCACGCGCGCTCGCGGCGCGGCAGGTGGGCATCAACGAAGTGGAAAACGCGCTCCGCAACTGGAACGTGAACCTCCCCATCGGCACCATCGTGGGTCCGCAGCGCGCCTTCACGCTGCAGGCCACCGGCCAGTTGATGAACGCCGAGGCGTACAAGCCGGTGATCGTTTCCTACCGCCAGGGATCGCCCATCCGCCTCGGCGAACTCGGGCAGGTGGTGGATGGCATTGAGGACGACAAAGCCGCGTCCTGGTTCTACAAGGACGGCCAGGAGCAGCGCGCCGTCGTGCTCGCCATTCAGCGCCAGCCCGGCACGAACACGATGGCCGTCACCGAGGACATCAAGGAACTGCTCCCGGTGTTCCAGACCGAGTTGCCTCCTTCGGTTAAGATGGACGTGCTCTACGATCGATCCGAGACCATTCGCGAATCGTTCGAAGACGTCAAATTCACCATGGTGCTGACGCTCGGCCTGGTGATCATGGTGATCTTCCTGTTCCTGCGGAACGTGTCGGCGACGATCATCCCCAGCCTCGCGCTGCCGTTCTCCATCATCGGCACTTTCGCCGTGATGTACCTGCTCGACTACTCGCTCGACAACCTTTCGATGATGGCGTTGATCCTCTCGGTTGGATTCGTCGTCGACGACGCCATCGTAATGCTTGAAAACATCGTGCGCCACATCGAGATGGGCAAGCGCCCGATGGAGGCCGCGTTCACCGGCGCGCGCGAAATCGGCTTCACCATCGTTTCGATGACGCTGTCGCTCGCCGCCGTTTTCATCCCCGTGCTGTTCATGGGCGGAGTGCTCGGCCGCCTGTTCCGCGAATTCGCGGTAACCATCTGCGTCGCCGTGCTCATCTCGGGCGTCGTCTCGGTGACGCTCACGCCGATGCTGTGCAGCCGCTTCCTCAAGGCCACGCACCCGCACGCCCGCGGCTGGTTCTACTCCACCACGGAGAACTTCTTCGAGTGGCTGCTCAACATATACGCAGCCGCTCTCCGCGTGGTGCTGCGTTTTCGATTCGTCACCGTCGTTGCCTTCATCGGGTTGCTCGCGGCCACGGCGTGGTTCTTCATGAAGATTCCGAAGGGCTTCATCCCGGATCAGGACACTGACCAGATCATCGCCTTCACCGAAGCCGCCGAAGGCACATCGTACTTCCAGATGGTGGAGCACCAGCGCGAGGCGGCGGAACTGGCGGCCGCGAATCCGAACGTGGAAGGACTGGTATCGAGCGTCGGCGGCGCCACCGCGGCCACCCTCGGCGGCGCGAATTTCGGCCAGTTGATCGTCCACTTGAAGCCGCGCCACTCGCGCAAGGCCGGCGTCAACGAGGTGATCGCCGAACTGCGGACGCAGCTTGGCGAGATCCCCGGATTGCGCGTCTACCTCCAGAACCCGCCCACGGTTCAGATCGGCGGGCAGGTCACCAAGAGTCCGTACCAGTTTTCACTGCAATCGCCGGACCGGCCGGAGCTGTTCGCCGCCGCCGCCGAGTTCACCAAGACGCTGCGTCAGGCGCCCGGCCTGCAGGACGTAACGAGCAACCTGCAGATCCGGACCCCGCAGGTGAACGTGAAGATCGACCGCGACCGCGCCGCCGCCTTGCAGGTGAACGTGGAGCAGATCGAGAACGCGCTCTACGACGCCTTTGGCCCACGGTGGGTGTCCACCATCTACAGCTCAGTGAGCGAATACAAGGTGCTGCTCGAGCTGCTGCCCGAGGACCAGCGCGACCCCAAGGCGCTTTCGATGCTCTACTTCAAAGGCAGCGGCGAGCGGCTGATACCCTTGGACGCCGTGGCCGACGTGCATGAGGACGTGGGTCCGCAGACGATCAACCACTACGGCCAGCTTCCGGCGGTAACCGTGTCGTTCAACACGCTGCCCGGCGTGCCCCTCGGCCAAGCCGTGGAACGGATCAACGAGTTGATGGCGGAACTGCCTTCCGGCGTCGCCAGCGCATTCCAAGGGTCGCTGCAGGCGTTCCAAGGTTCGCAGACGAACCTGACGCTCCTGCTGATCGTCGCGATTCTCGTGGTCTACATCGTGCTCGGGATTCTCTACGAGAGCTACATTCATCCGCTCACGATTCTCTCCGGCCTCCCTTCGGCCGGCTTCGGCGCACTGCTCACGTTGATGCTGTTCGGGCTGGACCTGAACATCTACGGCTTCGTCGGACTGATCATGCTCATCGGCATTGTGATGAAGAACGCGATCATGCAGATTGACTTCGCGCTCGAAGCCGAGCGCTCCGGCCAATCTCCCCGCGACGCGATCTACGACGGCTGCCTCATCCGCTTCCGCCCGATCATGATGACGACCATGGCGGCAATGCTCGGCGCGGTTCCGATCGCGGTGGGCTACGGAGCCGGCGGCGACGCACGGCAATCGCTCGGTTTGGTCGTCGTCGGCGGGCTGATCTTCTCGCAGATGGTGACGCTGTTTCTCACGCCGGTGGTCTACACCTACATGGCCGCCCTGCAGCGGAAGACGACCCGGCCCGCGCCTACGAAGACCACGCCCGCGCCGCAGGCGGCCTAGCAGCGCCAGCCCTACCGGACGACGAAGCCGTTGACGCCATCGCGGGTCAATTCGAACCGAAGATTCGCCTCCCCCGCCCCCGGAGGAAGCTTCCATTGCCGCGCCGCCGCCAACACGCGGTCCGTGAAGTAGCGGCTTGCCCCGGGGGGCAAGGCTTCCGCCGAAGTAACCCTGCCGCCGGAATCGACGCGAACGCGGACGTTGACGCGCACGGTGCCCCGAATGGTGCCAAGCGCCCTGCCCGGAATACTGGGCATCACCGCGGTGACCCCGTCTTTCAATTGGGTTGGAGCCAGCCGCGGAGCACGATCCTCCGCGGCGTTCTGCCGTTTGGGAGGAGAGAGCGGCGAGGGCTTCGGCGGATCTTCCCTCGCCGGCTCCGGAGCGGACGCTGCCGGCGGTGGCGCTTCGACTCGCGCCGCGGGCGGATCCGGCGGCGGCGAACGGAAATAAGGAACCACGACGAAGGCAAGCGCGGCGAGCGCGGCGGCGGCCAGCACCCATCGGAGCTTCCCGGCGACCGGTGGAGCTTCGCCGCGCACTCGCGCCTGGATCTGCTCGATCGTCCAGCGCTCGGAAACATCCGGATTCAGGCAATTCCGGATGATTTCGTCGTACGGCTCCCGCGGCGAATCGATCGCTCCGTGATTGAGCAGTTGCTGGAGCAGCACGCCGACGGACCGGCAGTCCGCGGCTTGGTCACCATCGGCGGCGAGATTGTCCAGCGCGAGCTTCAACTGGTCGCCCGTCGCCATGATGTTCGCCGATTTCAGCGCCCCGTGCGCAAAGCCCCGGCCGTGGAGATAGCGCAGGGCGTCGAGAAGCGGCGGCAGCAACTCGCCGACCTCGTCTTCGGTGAGCGCGCGCTCGGAGAGAACGTCGGCGAGATTTTCCTCCGCCTTCTCCATCACGCAAAAGGCGCACTGTTGACCGTTCACCTCGGCTTCGCCGCTCGCGAAGATTCGAATCAAGGCCGGGTGCTCGAGTTCGCGCGCCTTGGTCCAAGTGTCCCGTAGCGCCGCGGAGGATGCGTTCGCCCCGGGGACCAGCTTGATCACCGCCGGCCTGCCCTGAAATTGCGTTTCGAAGACAGAGCCCCGCGAGCCCTGGCCTACGAAACGATCGAGCGGGAACAGCCCGTCAACGCTAATGCCCTCGCACTGGGGCCAGAAGTCGAGATCGATTGACATGATTTCGAAGACCTTCGCGCCAGCCCATATTGTACGGCTGAACGGCGGCGGAGATTCAATCGGCCTTGCAGGTGAAATTGGCAGCATCGTTGGTGCTACCCGTTCCCTTGTAGACAGCGCGCTGCGGGTATGGACAAAGCGGCCGGGTCATGTCGACACGGCCGAATTCGTTCACCCGCGCAGCGACGATGCTCGCCGGAGCCTCCCCGCCTTCCCGCCACCGCTCCAGCGCCGCGAGAGCGTGGAACTGGTTCGGCCCCGTCCCGCCGCCGCAATGCGCCATGCCGGGGACCAGGAACAGCCGGAGCCAGTCATCCTGGCGCGCGCCCATCTGCTTCCGCACGGACTCGTAGTAGGAGACGGTGTTCATGGCGGAAATTGCGCCGCCGGAGCCGCCGTCGCTCCAGCCGTGGTAGATGAGGAGCTTCCCGCCGCGGGCCTTGAACCGCGCCAGATCGGGATCGACGGCGTGGATGTCGCGGCCGTGCTCCAGCGCGCGTTCGACGTCCTTTTCGAGATCGAAGGAGCGCCAATCCCAGGCGGGGTCCTGATTCGCGATGTAGCGGAACATGTCGATATCCATGCCGCCGGGCTCGTTCGCGCGCCCGGGGACCCGCCAACCGAGTTCGCCCCCGAACGGCAGGCGCGGGTAGATCAGTTCGCCGGTGGATTTTCGAATGTCGGTGTAGGCGGCCCGGACGGTCTCCATTTGTTGCGCGGTAAGGCAGGTTGCGGTTTCGGCGCCGCTGCACTTGAGAACCGCGGGGTCGAAGTCGCACTCGCGCGGGTCTTCGAGGAGACGGTCCCTCACGCCGTCGATGGCGTCGCACTTGTCCAGCACGGCATCGTTGAGCAGCTTCAGTTTCTCGTCCGGGAGCCCGTGCCGCGGCGACTTCAGCGCCGTCATCAACAAACGCATGCGCCACGCGCAGAGGAAGATCTGGTTATTGGCCGGCGCGCCGGCAACGATGCCGTCGAAGTCTTCCGGGTAGCGCTGCGCCGACATCAGCCCCTGGCGTCCGCCGGTGGAGCAGCCCTCCCAATATGAAAGGCGGGGCGCGCGTCCGTAGTAGGCCGCCATGAGCGCCTTGGCCTTCACGGCGGTTTCGTGAACGGCGCGGTAGGCGAAGTCCGTGACTTTCTCGGGATGGCCGAGCGCGAAGCTGCCGCTTCGGCCGGTGTGGCCGGTGTCGGTAGACGCGGTGGCGTAACCCTCGCGAACGGCGTTTGCCATGCCACCGGTGTTAACGTTGCCGACGAAGCCGCCTCCGCCTTCCATCAGAAATTTGCCGTTCCACGCGGCGGCCGGCGGCAGCCAGACTTCGGAGGCGATCTCCGAATCCGCCGTGGGCCGCAGCGTGATCGAGAGCCGGCAGTGCGTCGCGGTTTGCTCGGCGCGGGTAACGTCACGCAGGCGCGCCATCTCGGAGCACGGGGTCTGCGCGAAGAGCGGAACGGCGGCCAGCAATAAAAGGCGCATGGTCCGCTAGAATCCTTCCAGGCTGGTGACGGTCTTTCCGTCGAGGCGGGCGACGAACGGACCATCGTCCCCAACCCCAACCACGCGCGAATCGCCATCTTCGGTGAACTCGCACCGCGTCCACTTCTTCTTGAGGACCTCTTTGTAGGCTTTGAAGAAATCGGCCGCATACTTCTCGGTGGCCCACGCCGACGCGTACGCCAGGCCAACCTTGTCCTTGTTCTTCTTGTGCTCCCAGAGCGTGTACTGCCCGCCGCGCCATCCTTCGGCGATCAGTTCGAGCGACGAGTTGTACTGCTTGAGCAGAATCGTGTGATCGAACTCGCCCACCGTTCCTTCGGCCAGTTCCTTCCATTCCTTTCTCGATTCCGGAACCGGCGTCTTCACCGCCACCGGCTTGTCGCCGTCGATGTACTTCTCCGGATGCAGGATCTCGCGCGTCGATTGCGGCGAGCGGCGGAATACTTCGGCGAAGCCATCCTTGCCGAGCTTCTCGAGCACCTTCTGCTGGAACAGCATCCCGTAGGAATACGGAAACACCAGGGATTCGCGCATGTAGAGCGGCACGCTCGAAAACACCGGAAAACCGCTGCCTGCCGCGCCCGCCATGCGGCTCATCATGCCGGCCATCGGGCCGCCGTCGAGCAGCGACTGCCCCAGCTTCTTCGCCGTGAACTCCGACATCAGCCACGTCGCCTGTCCCTCCATCACGGCCATTCGCGCCAGCGCGCCATCGTCGTTGGAGCCCGCCTTCTTCAGAAACTTCTCCAGTTTGAAATGCTGATCGGCGAGCGCGTGGGCCAGTTCATGAACCAGAGCCATGTCGCGCATGGCGCCGCCGTCGCCCTCGAGAATCACCATCTTTTTCTTGCGGTAGTC
This genomic interval carries:
- a CDS encoding efflux RND transporter permease subunit → MNFSATFIERPIATSLMMAAIALFGAVAYRSLPVSDLPNVDLPTLLVTAALPGASPETMASAVATPLENQFTMIAGMQAMTSVNALGSTQITLEFDLSRSLDGAAVDVQAAITQASRLLPQGMPTPPTFTKVNPADQPILYLVLTSGAMPLWTLNEYAETRVAQRISMINGVAQVQVLGAQRYAVHVQMNPRALAARQVGINEVENALRNWNVNLPIGTIVGPQRAFTLQATGQLMNAEAYKPVIVSYRQGSPIRLGELGQVVDGIEDDKAASWFYKDGQEQRAVVLAIQRQPGTNTMAVTEDIKELLPVFQTELPPSVKMDVLYDRSETIRESFEDVKFTMVLTLGLVIMVIFLFLRNVSATIIPSLALPFSIIGTFAVMYLLDYSLDNLSMMALILSVGFVVDDAIVMLENIVRHIEMGKRPMEAAFTGAREIGFTIVSMTLSLAAVFIPVLFMGGVLGRLFREFAVTICVAVLISGVVSVTLTPMLCSRFLKATHPHARGWFYSTTENFFEWLLNIYAAALRVVLRFRFVTVVAFIGLLAATAWFFMKIPKGFIPDQDTDQIIAFTEAAEGTSYFQMVEHQREAAELAAANPNVEGLVSSVGGATAATLGGANFGQLIVHLKPRHSRKAGVNEVIAELRTQLGEIPGLRVYLQNPPTVQIGGQVTKSPYQFSLQSPDRPELFAAAAEFTKTLRQAPGLQDVTSNLQIRTPQVNVKIDRDRAAALQVNVEQIENALYDAFGPRWVSTIYSSVSEYKVLLELLPEDQRDPKALSMLYFKGSGERLIPLDAVADVHEDVGPQTINHYGQLPAVTVSFNTLPGVPLGQAVERINELMAELPSGVASAFQGSLQAFQGSQTNLTLLLIVAILVVYIVLGILYESYIHPLTILSGLPSAGFGALLTLMLFGLDLNIYGFVGLIMLIGIVMKNAIMQIDFALEAERSGQSPRDAIYDGCLIRFRPIMMTTMAAMLGAVPIAVGYGAGGDARQSLGLVVVGGLIFSQMVTLFLTPVVYTYMAALQRKTTRPAPTKTTPAPQAA
- a CDS encoding tannase/feruloyl esterase family alpha/beta hydrolase, which encodes MRLLLLAAVPLFAQTPCSEMARLRDVTRAEQTATHCRLSITLRPTADSEIASEVWLPPAAAWNGKFLMEGGGGFVGNVNTGGMANAVREGYATASTDTGHTGRSGSFALGHPEKVTDFAYRAVHETAVKAKALMAAYYGRAPRLSYWEGCSTGGRQGLMSAQRYPEDFDGIVAGAPANNQIFLCAWRMRLLMTALKSPRHGLPDEKLKLLNDAVLDKCDAIDGVRDRLLEDPRECDFDPAVLKCSGAETATCLTAQQMETVRAAYTDIRKSTGELIYPRLPFGGELGWRVPGRANEPGGMDIDMFRYIANQDPAWDWRSFDLEKDVERALEHGRDIHAVDPDLARFKARGGKLLIYHGWSDGGSGGAISAMNTVSYYESVRKQMGARQDDWLRLFLVPGMAHCGGGTGPNQFHALAALERWREGGEAPASIVAARVNEFGRVDMTRPLCPYPQRAVYKGTGSTNDAANFTCKAD